In Rhodamnia argentea isolate NSW1041297 chromosome 11, ASM2092103v1, whole genome shotgun sequence, one genomic interval encodes:
- the LOC115735824 gene encoding polyadenylate-binding protein 2-like, giving the protein MAQVQAQPQNAMPGVNAGPNQYATTSLYVGDLDFNVTDSQLYDLFNQVGQVVSVRVCRDLTTRRSLGYGYVNYSNPIDAARALEMLNFTPLNDKPIRIMYSQRDPSVRKSGAGNIFIKNLDKGIDQKALHDTFSAFGNILSCKVATDSSGQSKGYGFVQYDNEEAAQKAIEKLNGMLLNDKQVYVGPFLRKQERESAKDRTKFNNVYVKNLAESTTEDELKTVFGEFGPITSVVVMRDMDGKSKCFGFVNFENADDAARSVEALNGKKFDDKEWYVGKAQKKSEREVELKLRFEQSMKEAADKLQGANLYIKNLDDTIDDDKLKELFSPFGTITSCKVMRDPNGISRGSGFVAFSTPEEASRALSEMLGKMVVSKPLYVAHAQRKEDRRARLQAQFSQMRPVAMAPTIAPRMPFYPPGGPGIGQQLFYGQAPPAVMPPQPGFGYQQQLVPGMRPGAAPMPNFLVPMVQQGQQGQRPGGRRAGVVQQSQQPVPMMQQQMLPRGRVYRYPPGRGLPDMSVPGVAGGMIPMPYDMGGMPLRDTPISQTVPITALASALANASPDQQRTMLGENLYPLVEQLEPDAAAKVTGMLLEMDQTEVLHLLESPEALKAKVAEAMEVLRSVAQQQAGGPADQLASLSLNDNLVS; this is encoded by the exons ATGGCGCAGGTTCAGGCTCAGCCTCAGAATGCGATGCCGGGAGTGAACGCGGGGCCGAACCAGTACGCGACGACGTCGCTCTACGTCGGGGATCTGGACTTCAATGTCACTGATTCCCAGCTTTACGATCTGTTCAACCAGGTCGGCCAGGTGGTGTCTGTTCGTGTCTGCAGGGACTTGACCACGCGGCGATCGCTGGGCTATGGTTATGTCAATTACAGCAACCCAATCGATG CTGCTCGGGCTTTGGAGATGCTGAACTTTACTCCTCTTAATGACAAGCCAATTCGGATAATGTATTCTCAGCGCGATCCTAGCGTCCGTAAAAGTGGAGCTGGAAATATATTCATCAAG AATTTGGACAAGGGAATTGACCAGAAAGCATTGCATGATACATTTTCTGCTTTTGGGAATATCCTCTCTTGCAAAGTTGCTACAGATTCTTCTGGTCAGTCAAAAGGCTATGGCTTTGTACAATATGATAATGAGGAAGCTGCTCAGAAAGCTATAGAGAAGCTGAATGGCATGCTATTGAATGACAAGCAAGTGTATGTGGGACCCTTCCTTCGCAAGCAGGAAAGAGAAAGTGCTAAAGATAGGACAAAATTTAACAATGTGTATGTGAAAAACCTAGCAGAGTCGACAACTGAAGATGAGCTGAAAACAGTTTTTGGAGAATTTGGACCAATTACTAGTGTTGTGGTGATGAGGGATATGGATGGTAAATCCAAatgttttggatttgtgaaCTTTGAGAATGCAGATGATGCTGCTAGATCAGTTGAGGCTCTGAATGGGAAGAAATTTGACGATAAGGAATGGTATGTTGGGAAAGCTCAAAAGAAATCTGAAAGGGAAGTTGAGCTGAAACTTCGATTTGAGCAGAGCATGAAGGAAGCAGCTGATAAACTTCAAGGGGCGAACTTGTATATAAAGAATCTAGATGATACCATAGACGATGACAAGCTTAAGGAGCTGTTCTCTCCATTTGGTACCATTACATCGTGCAAG GTTATGCGAGATCCCAATGGCATTAGTAGAGGATCGGGATTTGTTGCTTTCTCTACTCCTGAAGAGGCATCCCGAGCT CTCTCTGAGATGCTGGGCAAAATGGTTGTCAGCAAGCCTCTGTATGTTGCACatgcacaaagaaaagaagaccgAAGAGCCAGGTTGCAG gctcaattttctcaaatgaggCCAGTTGCAATGGCGCCAACTATTGCTCCTCGCATGCCATTTTATCCACCTGGAGGTCCAGGTATTGGCCAACAACTATTCTATGGTCAAGCCCCTCCTGCTGTGATGCCTCCCCAG CCTGGGTTTGGGTATCAACAGCAGCTTGTTCCTGGTATGAGACCTGGTGCAGCTCCCATGCCAAATTTCCTGGTGCCTATGGTTCAGCAGGGGCAGCAAGGTCAGCGACCTGGTGGAAGACGTGCAGGAGTTGTTCAGCAATCACAGCAGCCAGTCCCAATGATGCAACAACAG ATGCTTCCGAGGGGACGTGTTTATCGATACCCTCCTGGACGTGGGTTGCCTGACATGTCAGTGCCGGGTGTGGCTGGAGGAATGATACCTATGCCGTATGACATGGGTGGAATGCCATTACGTGATACACCAATCTCTCAGACTGTTCCAATTACAGCTCTGGCTTCTGCCCTAGCAAACGCTAGTCCAGATCAGCAGAGAACG ATGTTAGGCGAGAATCTTTATCCGCTGGTGGAGCAGCTGGAGCCTGATGCAGCAGCCAAAGTCACTGGCATGCTTCTGGAAATGGATCAGACTGAGGTCTTGCATTTGCTGGAGTCTCCAGAAGCCCTGAAGGCAAAAGTGGCTGAAGCAATGGAGGTCCTTAGGAGTGTTGCGCAGCAACAGGCTGGTGGCCCCGCCGATCAGCTGGCATCTCTTTCTTTGAATGACAACCTCGTCTCCTGA